A genome region from Clostridium pasteurianum includes the following:
- a CDS encoding glycerophosphodiester phosphodiesterase, producing the protein MGKTLNIAHRGFSGIYPENTMLAFRKAVEEGADGIETDVQMTVDGVLVICHDEKVDRTTDKKGFISKYRYDELSKLDAGIKFGEDYAGERIPTLDEFLDYVKDKNILINLELKNSIIPYEGLEKGTIDKIYEYGLEKNVIISSFNHYSMVKVKELDSNMKTGLLCAATIYNAGKYVKGVGADALHPFFPSVMDYKKVEEIRSQKLMINTYTVNEEKYMRELIKLNVDGIITNYPDKLKRILREEK; encoded by the coding sequence ATGGGAAAAACTTTGAATATTGCACACAGGGGATTTAGTGGAATTTATCCAGAGAACACAATGCTTGCCTTTAGAAAAGCTGTAGAGGAAGGTGCAGATGGAATTGAAACAGATGTACAGATGACGGTTGATGGGGTGCTTGTTATTTGCCATGATGAAAAGGTAGATAGAACTACTGATAAAAAGGGGTTTATATCAAAATATAGATATGATGAACTTTCTAAATTGGATGCTGGAATTAAATTTGGAGAGGATTATGCAGGGGAGAGGATACCTACCCTTGATGAGTTTCTTGATTATGTGAAAGATAAAAATATTCTTATAAATTTAGAACTCAAAAACAGCATAATACCTTATGAAGGATTGGAGAAGGGAACTATAGATAAAATTTATGAATATGGGCTAGAGAAAAATGTTATAATCTCTTCTTTTAATCATTATTCCATGGTGAAGGTAAAAGAACTTGATTCTAATATGAAAACTGGATTATTGTGTGCTGCAACTATTTATAATGCAGGTAAATATGTAAAAGGGGTTGGTGCTGATGCACTTCACCCATTTTTCCCATCAGTCATGGATTATAAAAAAGTAGAAGAAATTAGAAGCCAAAAGCTAATGATAAATACTTATACGGTAAATGAAGAGAAATACATGAGAGAGCTTATAAAGCTTAATGTAGATGGTATTATAACAAACTATCCAGATAAACTAAAAAGGATACTTAGAGAAGAAAAATAA